A genome region from Arachis duranensis cultivar V14167 chromosome 8, aradu.V14167.gnm2.J7QH, whole genome shotgun sequence includes the following:
- the LOC107463104 gene encoding uncharacterized protein LOC107463104 has translation MSLDPNFTAAATATTTATATTTTAAPAIPISPQVRPNPQLSKPNNNHNDQSQNQNQPFLYPVSSSGRGFIPGITNPFARGGGADARHVSPSLAYARGVHAHLEYLSHITRHQQLGPTIKALPLSPQQHKATPRSAVTDSNGYKDTSTRERSRDDQYIVVRDRKVRITEDASLYALCRSWLRNGVHEENQPQQNDVMRALPKPLPASAVTGYTSNKKEEKDNDEHEEKEESVEHLSAPDILKRHIKSAKKVRARLREERLHRISRYRSRLQLLIPPQVEHLKNDTAAGN, from the exons ATGTCCTTGGATCCCAATTTCACAGCAGCCGCCACCGCCACCACCACCGCTactgccaccaccaccaccgctGCACCAGCAATACCTATATCACCACAAGTTCGCCCAAACCCGCAATTATCGAAACCTAACAATAACCACAACGACCAAtctcagaatcagaatcagccTTTTCTGTATCCAGTTTCTTCTTCTGGCCGCGGCTTCATCCCGGGGATTACGAATCCCTTTGCCCGTGGTGGTGGTGCCGACGCGCGCCACGTGTCGCCTTCGCTAGCTTACGCTCGTGGCGTTCATGCTCACCTTGAGTATCTTAGCCACATCACTAGGCATCAGCAACTAGGTCCCACTATTAAGGCTCTTCCTCTCTCACCTCAACAACACAAG GCTACACCTCGGTCTGCTGTTACTGATAGCAATGGCTATAAAGATACAAGCACAag GGAGAGAAGCAGAGATGATCAGTATATCGTGGTCAGAGATAGAAAA gtCAGGATAACAGAGGATGCTTCCCTCTATGCACTTTGTAGATCATGGCTGAGGAATGGTGTACATGAAGAAAACCAG CCACAACAAAATGATGTAATGAGAGCACTTCCGAAACCATTGCCTGCATCTGCAGTGACTGGTTATACGtcaaacaagaaagaagaaaaagacaatGATGAACACGAAGAG AAGGAGGAGTCTGTTGAGCATCTATCAGCACCAGATATATTGAAGAGACATATTAAAAGTGCTAAAAAGGTTAGAGCAAG ATTAAGGGAAGAACGGTTACACCGTATCTCAAGGTACAGAAGTAGACTTCAGCTTTTGATTCCACCACAAGTTGAACACTTAAAAAATGACACCGCTGCTGGGAACTGA